One window of the Pyrus communis chromosome 17, drPyrComm1.1, whole genome shotgun sequence genome contains the following:
- the LOC137723591 gene encoding uncharacterized protein translates to MATEDESIVKNGGNIFTNEAEPSAHMGGDSTEIIEEAPPDHPWRRQNLVLQIPPRTLEDAKEDFVSINMPPTPSPTPKRVNFSPLPSPIVAKISGSPGPSSSKTKSTTKRSLLPKLSFKHRNTTSEIQKAAALALGGLPAGTREKPTIPRAWSLTKLLTPRTKNTSSLPVTPIAHSNPESMHGRNTTDLVSTKAEAQRPIHRSLSVPAINKDGSICVGSVIRVIPTTPQVAEGTVTTTSSTSPVNDTGGSNDGGEDIAEEEAVCRICLVELGEDADTLKMECRCKGDLALAHQECAVKWFSIKGNKKCDVCREEVQNLPVTLLRIQNSQAVNFRPSRAQQAEAIQYRVWQDVPILVIVSMLAYFCFLEQLLVGKMGSGAIALSLPFSCILGLLASMTSSTMVRRRYVWIYATIQFVLVVLASHLLYSLIHMQAVLALLLATFAGFGVTMCGNSIIVKALGWRERWRSQESNRQRGSQEVAQPNQSPQNTRHTQTDPQQRENELERAEVTHGS, encoded by the exons ATGGCGACTGAAGATGAAAGCATCGTTAAAAATGGTGGCAACATTTTCACCAACGAAGCTGAGCCTTCAGCCCACATG GGTGGAGATTCCACTGAGATAATTGAAGAAGCTCCTCCTGACCATCCATGGAGACGACAGAACCTTGTGTTACAGATACCTCCAAGAACTCTTGAGGATGCCAAAGAAGATTTTGTAAGCATAAACATGCCCCCAACGCCGAGTCCCACTCCCAAAAGAGTAAACTTCTCCCCATTACCCAGCCCTATTGTAGCCAAAATCAGTGGTTCCCCAGGTCCCTCATCATCAAAAACTAAATCAACCACAAAAAGAAGCCTCCTTCCAAAACTAAGTTTCAAACATCGGAACACTACTTCGGAGATTCAGAAGGCCGCCGCTCTAGCACTAGGAGGCTTACCTGCAGGGACACGTGAGAAGCCTACAATTCCAAGGGCCTGGTCCTTAACAAAGCTTTTAACTCCCAGAACGAAAAATACATCATCCTTGCCTGTAACTCCAATTGCTCACTCAAATCCAGAGTCTATGCATGGCAGGAACACAACTGATCTGGTGAGTACT AAAGCAGAGGCCCAACGACCTATTCACCGTTCACTTTCAGTCCCTGCAATTAATAAAGATGGAAGTATATGTGTAGGCAGTGTCATTCGTGTAATTCCAACCACGCCACAAGTGGCTGAAGGGACTGTCACGACAACATCAAGCACATCGCCTGTAAATGACACTG GTGGAAGCAATGATGGTGGTGAAGATATTGCTGAAGAAGAAGCTGTTTGTCGAATTTGCTTAGTTGAGCTGGGTGAAGACGCTGACACCCTCAAGATGGAATGCAGATGTAAAGGCGACCTTGCTCTTGCCCACCAAGAATGTGCTGTAAAATGGTTCAGCATTAAAGGTAATAAAAAATGTGATGTGTGCAGAGAAGAGGTTCAGAACCTACCGGTCACCCTTCTACGAATTCAAAATTCTCAGGCCGTTAATTTTCGACCAAGTAGAGCACAGCAGGCTGAGGCTATTCAATATAG GGTTTGGCAGGATGTTCCCATCCTTGTCATAGTCAGCATGCTTGCTTACTTCTGTTTTCTTGAGCAGCTTCTG GTGGGGAAAATGGGATCGGGTGCAATTgctctttctcttcctttttcctGCATTTTGGGTCTTCTGGCATCCATGACATCGAGCACGATGG TGAGAAGAAGATATGTCTGGATTTATGCAACTATTCAGTTCGTACTGGTGGTTCTCGCGTCACATCTACTTTATTCATTG ATTCACATGCAGGCAGTTCTGGCTCTTCTCCTCGCCACCTTTGCAGGATTTGGAGTTACAATGTGTGGAAATTCTATTATTGTCAAGGCTTTGGGATGGAGGGAAAGATGGCGTTCTCAGGAGTCAAATCGACAGCGTGGTTCTCAGGAGGTGGCGCAGCCGAATCAATCACCCCAGAATACACGACATACACAGACGGATCCCCAACAGCGGGAAAATGAACTCGAACGAGCAGAAGTTACTCATGGCAGCTGA
- the LOC137722522 gene encoding probable catabolite repression protein creC, with protein sequence MISTANGMMQTASSNNAQSPGLKTYFKTPEGKYKLQYEKTHPSGLLHYAHGKTVTQATLANLKDKPAPSTPTAPSSSFSTGGGVRSAAARLLGGGNGTRALSFVAGNGGGKSVSASSRVGSLVASSSSTSTSTSNFDGKGNYLIFNVGDAIFISDLNSQDKDPIKSIHFSNSNPVCHAFDQDVKDGHDLIIGLSCGDVYSVSLRQQLQDVGKKLVGAQHYNKDGSVSNSRCTSIAWVPGGDGAFVVAYADGNLYVYEKSKDGAGDSSFPVIKDPAQFSVSHARYNKSNPTARWHICQGSANSIAFSTDGSYLATVGRDGYLRVFDYSKQQLICGGKSYYGALLCCTWSMDGKYILTGGEDDLVQVWSMEDRKVVAWGEGHNSWVSGVAFDSYWSSPNSDGMGETVMYRFGSVGQDTQLLLWDLEMDEIVVPLRRCPPGGSPTYSAGSQSSHWDNALPVGTLQPAPSLRDVPKLSPLVAHRVHTEPLSGVMFTQESVLTVCRDGHIKVWVRPGVSETQSNNSSELSTSSKEKPLSSVKVGSSGYKQ encoded by the exons ATGATCAGTACGGCCAACGGTATGATGCAAACGGCGTCGTCTAACAACGCTCAGTCGCCGGGTCTCAAGACCTATTTCAAAACCCCTGAGGGAAAGTACAAGCTTCAGTACGAGAAGACGCATCCTTCGGGGCTCCTTCACTACGCCCATGGCAAAACCGTCACTCAG GCAACATTGGCAAATCTTAAGGATAAACCTGCTCCATCAACCCCGACCGCGCCATCTTCAAGCTTCAGCACTGGAGGTGGCGTACGTTCAGCTGCAGCAAGGTTGTTGGGTGGTGGTAATGGGACCCGGGCGCTTAGCTTTGTTGCAGGGAATGGAGGAGGTAAGAGTGTCAGTGCGAGTAGTAGAGTTGGGTCTTTGGTGGCTTCCAGTTCGAGTACTTCGACTTCTACTTCGAATTTTGATGGGAAAGGGAATTATTTGATCTTCAATGTGGGGGATGCGATCTTCATCAGTGATTTGAATTCTCAAGACAAG GATCCAATAAAGTCTATACATTTCAGTAATTCAAACCCTGTCTGCCACGCATTTGATCAAGATGTGAAGGATGGTCATGATTTGATTATTGGGTTGAGTTGCGGTGATG TCTACTCAGTGTCACTGAGACAGCAATTGCAGGATGTTGGAAAGAAGCTTGTAGGTGCTCAGCATTATAACAAAGATGGCTCTGTTAGTAACAG CCGTTGTACTAGTATTGCATGGGTTCCTGGTGGTGACGGTGCTTTTGTTGTCGCTTATGCCGATGGGAATCTGTATGTATATGAAAAG AGCAAAGATGGGGCAGGCGATTCCTCATTCCCTGTTATCAAAGATCCAGCTCAATTTTCAGTTTCGCATGCACGTTATAATAAG AGTAACCCAACTGCCAGATGGCATATCTGCCAAGGTTCAGCAAATAGTATTGCTTTCTCGACCGATGGGTCCTATTTAGCGACTGTTGGAAGAGATG GTTATCTACGTGTTTTTGActactcaaaacagcaacttaTATGTGGTGGCAAAAGTTACTATGGGGCCCTTTTATGTTGCACTTGGAG TATGGATGGAAAATACATACTGACAGGAGGTGAAGATGATCTAGTTCAAGTTTGGAGCATGGAAGATCGGAAAGTTGTAGCATGGGGAGAGGGGCACAACTCTTGg GTTAGTGGAGTGGCGTTTGATTCGTATTGGTCGTCACCAAATTCAGATGGTATGGGGGAGACTGTCATGTACCGGTTTGGCTCTGTCGGTCAG GACACACAGTTGCTTCTGTGGGACCTGGAAATGGATGAGATTGTGGTGCCATTGCGGCGATGTCCTCCTGGCGGCTCCCCCACATATAGTGCTGGAAGCCAGTCATCTCATTGGGACAATGCACTTCCAGTAGGTACTCTGCAGCCTGCTCCAAGCTTGCGAGATGTTCCAAAATTATCACCGCTGGTTGCTCACCGGGTACACACTGAACCCCTCTCTGGCGTGATGTTTACCCAAGAATCCGTTCTTACTGTCTGCCGAGACGGGCATATAAAAGTTTGGGTGAGACCTGGGGTTTCAGAAACCCAATCAAACAACTCCTCCGAATTAAGTACCAGCTCGAAGGAAAAGCCTTTGTCCTCAGTCAAGGTTGGCAGTTCGGGTTACAAGCAATGA
- the LOC137721760 gene encoding fasciclin-like arabinogalactan protein 11 — translation MAPHSFFVLLVFFLYSFSSNISAQSPAAAPAPSATNVTAVLEKAGQFTTLIKLLKSTKMDDQINTQLSTSNQGITVFAPTDNAFSSLKAGTLNSISEQQKLQLVQFHILPSFYSAAQFQTVSNPLHTQAGNSPLNVTTSGNLVNITTGVVNATVANTIFTDSQLAVYEVDQVLLPLSIFGPAAPAPAPSKSATKVKGADSPSGSSDRGSTADSSTAMGLEQHGIAEAASVGIIAILAALSL, via the coding sequence atggcACCCCACTCTTTCTTCGTTTTGCTAGTCTTCTTCCTCTATTCATTTTCATCCAATATTTCAGCTCAGTCTCCGGCAGCAGCCCCCGCCCCATCTGCCACCAACGTGACTGCTGTCCTTGAGAAGGCCGGCCAATTCACCACTTTGATCAAGCTCCTCAAGTCCACCAAAATGGACGACCAAATCAACACCCAACTCAGCACCTCAAACCAAGGGATCACCGTCTTTGCACCAACTGACAACGCCTTCTCCAGCCTCAAAGCCGGCACGCTAAACTCGATTTCCGAGCAGCAGAAGCTGCAGCTGGTGCAGTTCCATATCCTGCCATCTTTCTACTCAGCTGCACAATTCCAAACCGTGTCCAACCCTCTGCACACGCAAGCTGGGAACAGCCCGTTGAATGTGACAACGTCAGGGAACCTAGTGAACATAACAACAGGAGTGGTGAATGCAACCGTGGCTAATACCATTTTTACTGACAGTCAGCTGGCTGTGTATGAGGTCGACCAGGTGCTCCTTCCTTTGAGCATTTTTGGCCCTGCAGCACCCGCTCCTGCGCCATCTAAGTCCGCAACAAAAGTTAAAGGTGCTGATTCACCTTCAGGGTCCTCGGATCGCGGCAGCACTGCTGATTCTTCTACTGCAATGGGGCTGGAACAGCATGGGATTGCAGAAGCAGCATCGGTGGGGATCATAGCAATTCTTGCAGCACTTTCGTTGTGA
- the LOC137723366 gene encoding dnaJ protein P58IPK homolog, whose translation MVMVWSCLSAMDMVAWRGLIYTGFLLHFVFVCQLLLLQPLVSALDGKPGNTAELFERVSQSIKVKHYSEALNDLNAAIEADPALSEAFYHRASILRQICRYEESKKSYKKFLELKPRESVAEKELSQLIQAQNALDTAMTLFESGDYAKSLEYVEKVVLVFSPACSKAKLLKVRLLLATKDYSSVISEAGYILKDDEDNLEALLLRGRAYYYLADHDVAQRHYQKGLRLDPEHSELKKAYFGLKNLLKKTRSAEDNVNKGKLRVAVEDFKAALALDPNHLAHNVHLHLGLCKVLVKLGRGKDALSSCNEALTIDEELLEALVQRGEAKLLTEDWDGAVEDLKSAAQQSPQDMNIREALMRAEKALKMSKRKDWYKILGVSKTASISEIKRAYKKLALQWHPDKNVENRQEAEDKFREIAAAYEVLGDEDKRTRYDRGEDIEEMGMGGGGGGFNPFGGGGGGQQFTFTFEGGFPGGGGGGGGGGFGGGFPGGFDFQF comes from the exons ATGGAAAACCTGGTAATACGGCTGAGTTGTTTGAGAGGGTTTCACAGAGTATAAAGGTGAAGCATTATAGCGAGGCACTTAATGATCTTAATGCTGCTATAGAGGCAGACCCTGCACTTTCAGAAGCATTTTATCATCGGGCATCCATTCTTCGTCAGATATGCAG ATATGAAGAATCAAAGAAGAGCTACAAAAAGTTTTTGGAGCTAAAACCACGAGAGTCAGTTGCAGAAAAGGAGCTTTCTCAATTGATTCAGGCTCAGAACGCTCTAGATACGGCTATGACTCTCTTTGAATCAGGCGACTATGCAAAATCTTTGGAATATGTTGAAAAAGTTGTACTGGTTTTCTCTCCAGCATGCTCAAAG GCCAAATTGCTGAAGGTGAGATTGTTGTTAGCAACTAAAGACTATTCTAGTGTCATTTCTGAGGCTGGTTACATTCTCAAAGACGATGAGGATAATCTGGAGGCATTATTACTCCGGGGCCGTGCCTACTACTATTTAGCTGATCATGATGTTGCTCAAAG GCATTACCAAAAGGGTCTCCGCCTAGATCCAGAGCATAGTGAACTGAAGAAAGCGTATTTTGGACTGAAGAACTTACTCAAGAAGACTAGAAGT GCCGAAGATAATGTAAATAAGGGCAAGCTGCGTGTTGCAGTAGAGGACTTTAAGGCAGCCCTAGCGTTGGACCCTAATCATCTTGCACATAATGTACATCTTCATCTTGGCTTGTGTAAAGTTTTGGTCAAGCTTGGGAGGGGAAAGGATGCTTTAAGCAGTTGCAATGAAGCACTTACAATTGATGAGGAGCTTCTAGAAGCTTTAGTTCAG AGGGGTGAAGCTAAACTTCTGACAGAGGATTGGGATGGAGCTGTGGAAGATCTCAAATCAGCAGCTCAACAATCGCCTCAG GATATGAATATTCGGGAAGCATTGATGAGAGCCGAGAAAGCCTTAAAGATGAGCAAGCGCAAAGACTGGTACAAGATTTTGGGAGTTTCAAAAACCGCGTCCATATCTGAGATTAAACGTGCCTACAAGAAGCTTGCTTTACAGTGGCATCCGGATAAAAATGTTGAGAACAGACAAGAAGCAGAGGACAAGTTCAGAGAAATTGCTGCTGCATACGAG GTTCTCGGTGACGAAGACAAACGTACGAGGTACGATAGAGGTGAAGATATTGAAGAAATGGGAatgggtggtggtggcggcggttTCAAcccttttggtggtggtggtggtggacagCAATTTACATTCACTTTCGAAGGGGGTTTTcctggcggtggcggtggcggtggcggtggtggaTTTGGAGGAGGCTTTCCTGGTGGATTTGACTTCCAGTTTTGA